Genomic segment of Gammaproteobacteria bacterium:
CCTAATGCGGGCGGATAGCATACAAAACATATCCCTTGGAACACAAGCAAGCGTCGTTACAGATATCAGACATTAGGTCTATTACAGTTACCCCTTTGCCTGCTTCCCTATTTAACGTTCCCTTTGACTAACCAGCCTTAACATCCGGCAATCCGAGTCCGTAGGACTGGATGCGCTTGATCTCGTCCCGGATACCTGCAGCCTCCTCAAACTCCAGGTCCCGAGCGTGCCGATACATCTTCTCTTCGAGCTGTTTGACCTTGCGCAACAGCGTATCAATCGGCATTGCCGCATACGCTACTGATTCTTCTGACAATCGATCGAGTTTACGATACGGTGCCGTACCATCTACATAGGCACCTTCCATAATATCGGTGACGGCTTTTTGAACACCCCGCGCCGTGATCCCGCGCTCCCGGTTGTATGCTCGTTGCTTCTCCCTACGGCGTTCCGTTTCATCGATGGCCTTTTGCATTGAACCCGTCATGGAATCTGCATAAAGAATGGCTCTGCCATGGATGTTGCGGGCGGCGCGCCCGATCGTCTGTATTAAGGTCGTACCCGACCGTAGAAACCCTTCCTTATCTGCATCCAAGATCGCGACAAGGGACACCTCCGGCATATCCAGCCCTTCTCGTAGTAAATTAATGCCTACCAATACGTCAAATTTGCCCAAGCGCAGATCGCGAATAATCTCCACCCGCTCAACCGTATCAATATCCGAATGCAGATAACGAACCCTAATGCCATGTTCCGATAAATAATCAGTCAGATCTTCCGCCATTCGCTTCGTGAGCGTCGTGACTAAAATACGTTGATCAGCCTGCGCCTCTGTTCTGATTTCAGATAGTAGATCATCTACTTGGGTCGAGGCGGGGCGCACTTCGACTTCCGGATCGACAAGTCCGGTTGGCCGTACGACTTGCTCCACGACCTGTCCCGCCTGTTCCATCTCGTACGGCCCCGGGGTTGCAGAGACGTAGATAGTCTGGGGAGCGAGGTGCTCAAACTCGTCAAAACGCAACGGACGATTATCCAGCGCAGAAGGCAAACGAAAACCATATTCCACTAGATTCTCCTTGCGAGCCCGATCACCCTTATACATGCCACCAAGCTGCGGTATGGTCACGTGACTTTCGTCCACCACCAACAAAGCGTTTTCTGGTAAATAATCAAATAAGGTTGGCGGTGGCTCGCCAGGCGAACGACCGGATAAATATCGAGAATAGTTTTCAATACCCGCGCAGTAGCCAATCTCAAACATCATTTCGATATCAAAGCGCGTACGCTGTTCCAACCTTTGCGCTTCAACCAATTTATTTGCTTGATAAAGTTGCTTAAGGCGCTCCTCGAGTTCAACTTTAATTCCTTCCACCGCATCAAGGAGAGTCTGGCGCTGAGTAACATAATGGGTCTTTGGATGTATAGTGACCCGAGGAATACGACGTAACATCTCACCAGTTAAAGGATCGAAACGGATCAAGGATTCAATCTCGTCATCGAATAGCTCGATCCGCACTGCTTCGCGTTCAGACTCGGCCGGGAAAATATCGATAACATCTCCTCGGACGCGATAGGTACCGCGATGAAGCTCCATA
This window contains:
- the uvrB gene encoding excinuclease ABC subunit UvrB, with the translated sequence MNRPFRIKADYTPAGDQPEAIRGLVDGLQDGLARQTLLGVTGSGKTFTIANVVQEVQRPTLILAPNKTLAAQLYGEMREFLPDNAVEYFVSYYDYYQPEAYLPSTDTYIEKDAAINEHIEQMRLSATKAVLERPDTVIVATVSAIYGLGDPRAYLSMVLHLDRGDKLGQRPIVRRLAEMQYTRNDMELHRGTYRVRGDVIDIFPAESEREAVRIELFDDEIESLIRFDPLTGEMLRRIPRVTIHPKTHYVTQRQTLLDAVEGIKVELEERLKQLYQANKLVEAQRLEQRTRFDIEMMFEIGYCAGIENYSRYLSGRSPGEPPPTLFDYLPENALLVVDESHVTIPQLGGMYKGDRARKENLVEYGFRLPSALDNRPLRFDEFEHLAPQTIYVSATPGPYEMEQAGQVVEQVVRPTGLVDPEVEVRPASTQVDDLLSEIRTEAQADQRILVTTLTKRMAEDLTDYLSEHGIRVRYLHSDIDTVERVEIIRDLRLGKFDVLVGINLLREGLDMPEVSLVAILDADKEGFLRSGTTLIQTIGRAARNIHGRAILYADSMTGSMQKAIDETERRREKQRAYNRERGITARGVQKAVTDIMEGAYVDGTAPYRKLDRLSEESVAYAAMPIDTLLRKVKQLEEKMYRHARDLEFEEAAGIRDEIKRIQSYGLGLPDVKAG